A DNA window from Syntrophorhabdaceae bacterium contains the following coding sequences:
- the cysD gene encoding sulfate adenylyltransferase subunit CysD — protein sequence MMDHLEQLENLSVHILREAYANFKSLGMLWSIGKDSTVLLWLARKAFFGHVPFPLIHIDTHYKIPEMIEYRDRLTREWKLQMIYGMNEDALSRRQTFPDGQVDRITCCRLLKTEALKSTISGEGRRYRFDHEKGDYVIDRNTDAFTGIIVGVRSDEEGSRSKERYFSPRDKENLWDVGDQPPEFWSQFKTDFKPGTHVRIHPLLDWTELNIWEYIERERIPTVSLYYDQGEGKRYRSLGCYPCTYPIDSESRTIGEIILELKSGKLKNVAERSGRAQDKDDGGGLETLRRDGYM from the coding sequence ATGATGGATCACCTTGAGCAGCTTGAAAATCTGAGTGTCCATATACTCCGGGAGGCGTACGCCAACTTCAAGAGCCTGGGGATGCTCTGGTCCATAGGCAAGGATAGCACCGTTCTCCTGTGGCTGGCACGAAAGGCCTTCTTCGGCCATGTGCCTTTCCCCCTTATACATATCGATACCCATTATAAGATACCTGAGATGATCGAATATCGCGATCGCCTTACCAGGGAATGGAAGCTCCAGATGATTTACGGAATGAATGAAGATGCCCTTTCGCGACGCCAGACGTTCCCTGACGGACAAGTGGACCGGATCACCTGTTGCCGGCTTCTGAAGACCGAGGCGCTCAAGAGCACCATCAGCGGTGAAGGGCGGCGTTACAGGTTCGATCATGAGAAGGGAGATTATGTAATAGACAGAAATACGGATGCTTTTACAGGAATTATCGTGGGCGTCAGATCGGACGAGGAGGGCTCGCGTTCGAAAGAGCGTTATTTTTCACCGAGGGACAAAGAAAACCTTTGGGATGTGGGGGATCAGCCCCCCGAGTTCTGGAGCCAGTTCAAAACCGATTTTAAACCCGGGACCCATGTGCGGATTCATCCGCTCCTCGACTGGACCGAGCTTAACATCTGGGAATATATCGAAAGGGAGCGGATTCCCACGGTCTCCCTCTATTACGACCAGGGGGAAGGGAAGCGATACCGTTCCCTCGGATGCTATCCCTGCACCTACCCGATTGATTCCGAATCCCGCACTATCGGGGAGATCATATTGGAGCTCAAAAGCGGTAAATTGAAAAACGTTGCCGAGAGGTCGGGACGGGCACAGGATAAGGATGACGGAGGCGGATTGGAGACATTGCGTCGTGACGGATACATGTGA